In one window of Candidatus Kinetoplastibacterium blastocrithidii (ex Strigomonas culicis) DNA:
- a CDS encoding cell division protein ZapA, with the protein MERLDVKIIGRDYSLACSIEEKSSLISAVDYINNLAARIQDSGKTYTTEMLATMVSLQLASELLSIRISDDCINSNSVTFKEIKDKMDNISILIDDLI; encoded by the coding sequence ATGGAACGTCTTGATGTTAAAATCATTGGCAGAGACTATTCGCTAGCTTGTTCTATCGAGGAGAAGTCCAGTCTTATTTCTGCTGTTGATTATATTAATAATTTGGCTGCTCGTATACAAGATTCTGGAAAAACATATACAACTGAGATGTTGGCTACAATGGTTTCTTTACAGTTAGCTAGTGAGCTATTATCAATAAGAATTTCCGATGATTGCATTAATTCCAATAGTGTCACCTTTAAGGAAATAAAAGATAAAATGGATAATATATCAATTTTAATAGATGATCTTATTTAG